The Opitutales bacterium genomic interval CCAGGGAGCCATAAGTGGGAATATGAGGAAGCTATGGTCATGCGGAAGAAGCTGCAGAATCCCTTTAATACAGAGGGCGCAGTCCCTGCCATTCTGAAGCCTGGGGATATGTTGATCCACAACCATCTCGTGCTGCATGGTTCTTGGAAAACCTCCGGTGCCATGAGACGCGGGTTGCAATGTTCATACTGGTCTGAGGCCTTGATCGACTTTGCTCAAAAATGCGATCCTGACTACGATTTGGAGATTGATCACAAGAAACGCATGTTAGCAGCGTGTGTATGGAGACGCTTATTTTGTGATTATGCGCGTGGTGAAGTGCCGTATCTCCCCAAGGGAATGAGTCTGGAACAGCATCCATTAAGCACGGACGAAAGAGTCGGATCCCCTGCTTGGAAGTTTAAGCAATTCAGTCATCAGGAAGTAGCAGCAGGGGTCAGCTAATGATCTTAGAGCCCTGGCATTTTTCATGGACGGTTTCTGACCTGGAGAAGTCTGTCGTGTTCTACACGGAGCTATTAGGCTTCGAATTAGTTCACGAGCAAGTGCAGCAAAACGCATACACTGAAAAATTAGTGGGTTATGCGGGTGCTCACTTGAAGGTCGCGATGTTGAAGCTGCCAGGCCATCACCCTGGGATGAGTGGTCATATGCTTGAACTGTTGGAATATGTATCTCCGAAAGGCGAAACGTATACCGAAGGAACCAATCATGTCTTGGCGGCTCACTTAGCTTTGTGCACGGATAATATTCATGCACAGCACGACAGGTTATCTCAGGCCGGGGTAAAATTCGTATCTGAGCCAGTGGCACTGACTGCTGGCAGGAATGCGGGAGGGTATGCGTGTTATTTCCGCGACCCAGATGGTTTTACCTTAGAATTACTTCAGCCGCCTGCGAGTGTATTAAGCTCTGCGCGCGTTGGAGAAACAGCATAAGTGAATGGCGGTAAGACTGTGAGCACCCGAATAATGGATGAGCACCGTGTCCGTTTCTATGAACGGATGTATTTAATCCGAAGATATGAAGAGGAGGCGATAGAGCTGTACAAAGAGGGACTCATCGGCGGGTCCATCCACCCGGCTGTGGGTCAAGAGGCTGTGGCAGTAGGAGTGTGCGAGGCCTTGGCTATTGAGGATCAAATTACCTTTACGTATCGAGGCCGGAGTTGGTTTCTGGCTAAGGGTGGTGACGGAGCCAAGATGTTGAGTGAAGTGTTGGGAAAGGGGCACGGCATCTGTCAGGGTAAGGGAGGTCCGATGCATCTATGTGATCCGGCGCTGGGTATTTTGGGCGCCAATGGAATTGTCGGTGCCGGAGCACCTATTGCTGCGGGAGCTGGTTTGGCGGCGCAATTGGATGCTGCCAAGCTGGGTGCTACAGATCTGCCCAGGATCGCAGTGACTGTCTTTGGAGATGGAGCGACGAATCAGGGGGCGGTCCATGAGGCTTTGAATTTGGCTGCTGTTTGGAAGCTTCCAGTGATGTTTATCTGCGAAAACAATCTTTATGGTGAAATGACTCCTTTAGAGGACTCAGTTGCGGTGGACCGGTTAACGGAGCGTGCTCGGGGGCATGGGGTGAGAGGAATTCGGATCGACGGAAATGAGGTCGAGGAGGTGTATAGAGTCGTTTCAAAAGAGCGAAAGCGGATGTTGAAAGGGGGCGGTCCTGTCTTCATCGAAGCTATGACTTATCGGTTGCTGGGACACATGATAGGCGACCAAGAAGTCTATCGCCGCAAAGAGGAGGTCGAGGAATGGACAGCACGTGACCCGGTGAAGACTTATCGCGATGGATTGTCCTCAAAGGGGGCAGATACCGAGCTTAAACTAAAGGCAGCTGAGGACAGGGTGGAAGAAGAGTTAAAGCGTTCTGTCGATTGGGCACGCTCTGGAGTGGAGTTACCTTTAGAACAAATTACTGAAGATGTCTTTTCATCATAGGATGTTAGACTGAGGAGATAAGTTTATGAGGCGTGTGCTATATAATAAGGCCCTAAACGAGGCTCTAGCAGAAGAGATGGAGCGTGATGAGCGTGTCATTTTGATGGGAGAGGACATAGGGCTTTACGGAGGTGTTTTCAAGGTGACGAGCGGGTTGTGGGAGCGTTTCGGGGGAGAGCGTGTAATAGACACGCCTATTTCGGAAACTGGCTTTTTAGGAGCAGCTTTGGGCGCTGCGATGAATGGCTATCGTCCTGTGGTGGAAATCATGTGGATCGATTTTACGCTTGTGGCGGCAGATCAGATTATAAATCAAATCGCCAAGGCTAGATATATGAGTGGAGGGCAAGTAAAGGTGCCCCTCGTGATAAGAACCCAAATGGGTGGATTTCGAGGCAATGGTGCTCAGCATTCTCAGTGTCTCGAAGCCTTGTTCGCCCATATTCCAGGACTCAAGGTGGTGATTCCCTCGACTCCCAGCGATGCGAAGAGGCTATTAAAAGCATCGATTCGGGATGATGATCCGGTTTTGTTTATTGAGCATAAGATGCTTTATCCGATGAGTGGCGACATCTCTGACGAGGACGATATTGAAGAGATCGGAAAGGGGAAGGTTGTGCGAGAGGGGACCGATGCGACAATCGTCAGTTGGTCGCGTTGTCTACACTTTGCTTTGGATGCTGCTGAGCAGTTGTCACGAGAGGGTAAGGAGGTCGAGGTGGTCGATGTGAGGAGCTTAGTTCCGCTCGATGAACCGTTGATTTTTGAGTCGGTGCGCAAGACCAATCGTTTGGTCGTCGCCCATGAGCCTCATCGTCGTTATGGTCCCGGAGCAGAGTTGGTGGCCCAGATTCAAGAGCATTGTTTCGATTATTTAGATGCCCCGATCGTGCGTGTGGGTGCATGGGACTGTCCGATTCCCTACAGCCGGGAGCTAGAGAAGCAGGTATTACCCGGCGAAGAGTCTATATTACAGGCCGTGCGTGAGGTGTTAGATACACGAGCTCAGTGACTCGGTTATGCTGTTTCATTGTCAGATACACATTAATTTGTCGGACAACATTTCCGCCGAGGCGACTGACAATCTATATTCTAAGGAATTTCAGCAGGGAACGCGTTTGATGGAGTCGGGTAAGTTGGTGTCTATCTGGAGGATTTCTGGAAAAAGAGCCAATATTTCGTTATATGATGTAAGAGATCGCGTTGAGCTCGATGAGTGTCTGAGGTCGCTGCCACTGTATACTTTTATGGAGATTGTCATTACCGAGCTGGAGACTCATCCGCTTACTCATCGGTCTGGTTTACCATGAAGGCTCCGTCTGTAGCCTCCTCATGGATCTCTTCGCGGCGCACGGGCTCCACAGGCTTTCGATTGTATTCGGCTTGGGCTTCAGCAACGGCAAAGAATTCTTCCATAGCTTGGACACGGCGTGCTTCCCGGTTCGATGGGGCTTCCACCTGTCCGTTTAGGAAATCGCGGACCGTTGCACTGACCGACGTGCCTGCCTCAGCTGCTCTCACTCTGGCATGATGGTAAGTAGCCTCATCCACCTTAACCGTGATATTTTTCATCTGTGCAGCTTAGTAACTGTGCCAGTATCCGAGTCAACCGGCTTTCACATCGGCATCCTGGGATGGGTTTATCTGCCCCCGAAATGCCGGGTCTCAGCTTGTCTTGGGTCCTTCCATCTACTCCAGATCTAGCATAGTCTAGACTCAGTGTTTCGTTCGCGTTTGGAGGGCTCTTTTGATCTTTTTGGCTCCTCATTGCGTCTCGGAAAAAAATGCCACCTTGAAGTTTTGATTTTGATAAGCTTAAATCAAGAAATTTTAAAACACTGATGTAGAGTGTGTTGTGTGCGTGCCAATTCTAATGGCACGCGAGCTGTTGAGTGGGTCGTATGCTTGAAGCACTGCATAACCGAGCCAACTACCAGATCGCCAAACAGATGATGGATGTGACCCACGAGCGGCACAAGGCCCTGGCGAGTAACATAGCAAATTTCGAAAACCCTGGATACAAGCGCATCGAAGTGGCGCGAGCCTTTCAAGCCGAGCTGCACAAGGCAGTCGCTGCAAAGGATATCGAGCGCATCAAGGAATTGCGCCCGACGCTGGAGGTAGATCCTCGGAACCTCCCAGAACGTGCAGATGGCAATAACGTTAGCCTTGAAAGTGAGTTACTGGAAATGAATCAGAATTCCCTCCGCCATGATTTCGCTCAACAGATGGTGAGCAGCTCAATCAAACGTCTCAACATGGCCATCAAGGGCCAAAACATGTGAGGTAGCCCATGAGTATGTCGCTGATTCCTGGCATTGATGCCACAAAGTCCGCCCTTGATGCCGAGCGTCTACGGTTAGACATCATCGCCCAAAATATCGCCAATGCGCAAACGACCCGCGATTTCGACGGTCAAGCGTATCAGCGGCGGGTTGTCGTCTTCGAACAGGCCATGAACAATGCCCAGAGTACGAATGGGGCCGATGCTGTTCAGAAGATCAAGGTGTCCGAAATTGGGGTAGACGAGACGCCCGGTCCCCAAATTTACGATCCCCAGCATCCCCACGCTAATGAAGAGGGGATGGTACAAATGCCCAACGTGCAGCTGTCGCGTGAGATGGTAGACCTCATCACTGCCACCCGCGCTTACGAGGCCAATCTAAAAGTAGTGTCTGCCTCCCGCCAGATGGCCAGCAAAGCCCTTGAAATCGGGCGCGGCTAGATCCCAAGACCTTTTCAAATCCCAACTTCTATTCCATTATGTCCATACTCAGTTCCATCGAAGGATTCAGCCAGAATTTTGTTCAGACCCAACCTCAAGCACTCCGGGAAAAGACGGCTCCTAACAAACCGTTAGATGTTGAGGAATTTGTCAAATCGTTCAGCCCGCAAGACATTCAAGAGCAGTTCGAAGGTAAAGCCCTAGATCCCATGGGCATTGTGAGTGGGGACCGAGCGCAACTCCCAACAGGGCGGACGCTCGATCCAGGAAGAGGGGTATCTGACTTTCTTAATGAAGTAAACTCCATGCGTAAACACGGTGCCGCGATGGCCCACGAGGTGATGGCAGGAGAGAGCGACAATTTACACCAAAGCATGATCGCGATGCAGGAAGCTGGAGTCGCCTTCAACCTGATGGTCGAAGTGCGTAACAAACTGATGGATTCATACCAAGAACTGATGCGCATGAGCATCTAAGCAGAATCCTGATCTCCAATTACGGGCTAAATCTCTGATATCGTGGGCAATTTCATTCAGCAGTTTTCTAAAATCTGGACCTCACTCGGGATCAATCAAAAGGTCTCGATCATCCTCTCTGTCGCAGGCGTGCTCATTGGTATGGCTGCCATCATGTTTTGGTCATCTCGTCCTCGGATGCAGTTGCTCTATGGTCGGCTCGATGCACGGGAAATGGCCGAAGTCGTTCGCGTCGTGGAAGAGTCGGGAGTCGAATATCAGCTGCAGCAAAGCGGTTCTGCTATTTTTGTTCCGGACTCCCAAGTCCATGGAATCCGTATGCGCTTGGCGGCAGAGGGCATTCCGAACGGGGGGACAGTCGGCTTTGAGATTTTTGATAAAGGGAACTTCGGTATCTCAGACTTTGTTCAGCGCACAAACTACCTGAGAGCTATTCAGGGTGAGTTGGGCCGTACCATCTCTCAGCTCCGCGGTGTGCGCAGTGCTCGTGTTATGGTGGTGATCCCGGAGAACCGCATGATCTTGAACGAGAACAACTCGGGCGCTTCAGCTTCTGTGTTTGTCGATACCGGGGGAGCCATGCTCGACGAAGGGGCAGTGTCCAGCATCCGCTTTCTTGTGGCCAACGCTGTCGAGGGCCTGGATGTCCAAGAAGTCGCTGTCGTCGACAGTATGGGGAACGCCCTGTCTCAGGACCTCGGAAACGAGGGCCTGGTTGGCGGGGCTTCCGGGCAGTTTAAGCACCAGCAAAAGCTGGAAAGCTACTATGCCAATAAAATCGAATCGATGCTCACACCGATTGTTGGACTGGGCAACGTGATCGCGCGTGTTTCAGTTGAGCTGGATACTTCGACACAAACGCTCTCTGAGGAACTCTTCGATCCCGAGGGTTCTGTCGTGCGCAATCAATCCGTCACCGAGGACACATCCACATCATCTAATGAGACAGGGGGCACCGCTGCCGGTCTGACCAGTAACCTCCCGGACGGGGAAAATATTTCCTCGCGCCCCCGTGAAACCTCACAAGACGAGCGTACTACACGCACCATAAATTATGAGATAAACCGTACTATACGCGAGACAGTCCAGATGCCTGGAGGGATCGCTAATATTCAGGCAGCCGTCCTAATCGCCTCGATTATGGATGGAGACGCGGCGGACGCTCAGCCCGTGGCTCGTGACCAGGCCCAGCTGGACAAGATTCGCCAGATGGTGATCAATTCACTCGGCATCATCCCTGCGCCTGGGGCCAATTTAGACGAACTTGTAACTATTGCAGAAAAGCCATTTGTCATGCCGGTCATTGCTCCGCCAGCTGAGCAGAGTCCACTTATGATGAACTGGAGCGAAATTGCGCGTAACGCGGTTGGCGTGGGTATCGCAGTGGTCATGTTCGCTATGTTTCTGCGGATGCTCAAACGCTACAAACCCGATTCGATCGACGTTGAAGTCATGGAGGAGCGCAATGCCGCCGCCGCTCAGAAACAACTCGAGGTCGCTGAAGGGGCAGCACACATCACTCCAGAATTTCTCAACGAGCTGATTCAAGAACGTCCAGAAAACATTAGCACGGCCCTTAAGAATTGGGTCGGTGCCAACCAGAAGCGATAGCCGCAGGAATTAAGCACGCACTCAAGGAGGAGACGCCATTATGAGCAACCAGATGACCCAACAAAATTTCGAGCCAATCGAATACGATCAGTGTAATAAAATACAAAAGATTGCGCTGTTTCTGATCGTCATTGGACCGGAGGCTGCGGCGGCACTAATCAATCATTTTGAAGACCATGAAGTAGAGGCCATTTGCCGCGAGATCACCAAGTATCAAATGATCGAGAAAGACCTGAAGGACAAGGTCCTCAATGAGTTCTCGGACGTCATTATGAGTAGTTTGGGATCCGTGCTCGGTGGCTCTGGCTTTGCCCACCGCACTCTCGAGTTGGCGAAGGGAGACTTTAAAGCTAATTCCCTGTTGAGCCGCCTGTCGCCGATTGGGAACTCCCTTGAGGTGATCAAAGAGATCGGCGACATGGAGCCGCGGCAGATTTATAATCTAATACGCGACGAGCAGTCTCAAACGATCGCGTTTATTATAAGCTATCTCAATATCAACAAGGCGGCCGAAGTGATCGAGATGTTGTCTCCGGAGATACGCGAAGAGGTGGTGGAGCGTTTAGGTGCCATGGAGATGACCTCGCTTGAGCACGTGGCCAAGGTGGTTCAAACGATTAAGCGTCACCTCGATATCAAGCAGAAGACAAGTCGTCACCAAAGTGGCGGCGTACGGACAGTGGCAGACCTCCTCAACTTGCTCGACAAAGATGTGTCAAAGTGCTTGCTCGCCACACTGGAAGAGCGCAATCCCGCATTGGGCATGCAGATCAAGCGGAAGATGTTCAGCTTCGACGATTTGGCGGGTCTGGAAGTCAGCGACTTACAGCGCATCACCCGCGAGATCGATATGCAGGATCTCGTAGTAGCTATGAAATCTGCCAACTCCACGTTGCAGGGATCTATCTATGGATCGGTATCCAAGCGTGCAGCCGAGACACTGAAGGAGGAGATCGAGATGCTGGGGCCGGTTCGACTCAAGGAGGTCGAGGCAGCGCAGGATCGGATTATCCAGATTGTCCGCCGTCTCGAAGAAGAGGGCGAAATTCAACTCGATGGAGGAGCAGACGGTGGCGTTCTCATGTAAGACTTTGAAGTTGAATCGCCCCATTCACGGGATCGATTTATCTTACTTCGGGCCGCCACCTGTGCACCCTGAGCAGCTTGAGGTTGCTCAGAAAGAGGGATTTGCCGCAGGAGAGGCGGCTGCTTCAGAACGTCACAATGCTCAAATACTCGAGTATCGGAATGAGCTTCAGACGCTCCATGATGACGTGCTCGGATCCATTGATCAACGTTTCCAGGAACTGTGTGCAGGCATCTCCGAAATGCTTCCAGATCTTGTTGTCGAGGTCGCCCGCAAGGCGTTGCCGACGGCCCGTTTCGAGGTCGATGAGGTGAAGCTGCTTATTGACCAGTTAGTGGCTGAAAATGGCGGTGAGGAACGGGTCCTTTCGGTGAAGGTTGGAGAGCGTGATTTCGATCTCTTAAACAAAATGATGGATCCAGAAGGAACCTCTTCAGAGCTCAGCCACGGCGGCATTCGGGTCGAGCGAGATCTGAACCTCGGTACAGGAGATTGTATACTTAATACAGAATATGGCCTTGTAGACGCCTCGGTCGGTACGCGTATCAAGCATATTCGCGCGGCATTAGAAGGCGAAAAGGTGAGTGATGATTGATCTTTTGGCAGAGCGTAAAAGCTGGATTCACAGCCGCCTCGATGGCCTAAATCCGGTTGAAAAAGTGGGCCGCGTGGTGCGTGTTTCTGGATTACTCATTGAAAGCGAAGGTCCTGATGTCGCGGTCGGCGACATTTGTGAGCTCAAGTCCGGTCGCAAATCTGAGTCTACCATGGCAGAGGTGGTGGGATTTCGTGACCAAACGGTTCTCTTGATGCCGTTGACAGATATGGGAAATATTCACCCAGGCTGTGCGACTGTGCTGGCACCTGGGCAGAATCGAATTCCTGTGGGAAATGCGTTGTTAGGTCGAGTGATCGATGGTCAAGGGCGGCCCCTAGATGAAAGAGGCCCGCTGCGTTGCGACTTTGAGGATCGAATTCTGAATGCAAGCGCCCCCAACCCTATGAGCCGCCAGGGAATCGATAAGATCTTCCAGACAGGTGTGCGCTCAATCGATGCATTTACGCCCTTGGGCGTCGGACAGCGTGTCGGAATTTTTGCCGGTAGTGGGGTCGGTAAATCGACGCTTCTCGGTATGATCGCTCGCGGAAGCGCTGCCGATGTCAATGTGATCGCCCTCGTCGGTGAACGGGGTCGCGAGCTCAGGGAATTTATAGAGCAAGATCTGGGGGAGGAAGGGATGAAGAAGAGCGTGGTGGTGGTATCGACTTCGGATCACTCTGCGCCCCTTCGATTGAGAGCTGCATTATTGGCCACAAGTGTTGCTGAGTCTTTCAGAGATCAGGGCGCCAACGTCATGTTGATGATGGATAGCGTGACGCGCTTTGCTATGGCGCAGCGCGAGGTCGGCTTGACTGTGGGCGAACCGCCTACGAGCCGAGGTTACACCCCGTCAGTATTCGCTTTGCTACCCAGGCTTTTAGAACGTGCGGGTAACAGTGATCGCGGCTCCATTACCGGTATTTATACGGTTCTTGTTGAGGGGGATGATATGAATGAACCCGTTGCCGATGCCGTACGTGGTATCTTGGATGGACATATCGTACTTCGGCGTAAGTTGGCAGCAGCAAACCATTTCCCACCGGTCGATGTTCTCGACAGTGTCAGTCGGTTAACGCGACGCATATGCAGTGAAGAAGAGCAGGCGCTGATGGCGGAAGCCCGCGACCTCTTGGCGCTCTACAGAGAGAATGAAGACCTGATCCAGGTAGGCGCCTACACCCAGGGGACTCAGCCCAGATTGGATCGAGCCATCCAGAGACATGACCCTTTGATGCAATTTCTAAAACAACACTTCGACTACCTGGAAGCAAGGGATGATACCATAGCACAATTAAAAGGAGCATTAGCATGAGACGTTTTAACTTTAAACTGCAGGGTTTTCTTTCGCTCAAATCCAACGCCGAGGAGAAAGCACTCGATGCCTACGCGCGGAGTATGCAGGAGCGCCAGCTCGTCGAGCAGCGTTTAGATGATCTGAAGAACTTCTTTGTCATGACTCAGAAACAGCAGGTTGAGCGGCGTGAACATGGGATGGACGCATGGCAGTTTCAGCACGACTTCGTGGCGCTCGCGTCTATCCGTGACGAGATTCAAGAGAC includes:
- a CDS encoding VOC family protein, whose protein sequence is MILEPWHFSWTVSDLEKSVVFYTELLGFELVHEQVQQNAYTEKLVGYAGAHLKVAMLKLPGHHPGMSGHMLELLEYVSPKGETYTEGTNHVLAAHLALCTDNIHAQHDRLSQAGVKFVSEPVALTAGRNAGGYACYFRDPDGFTLELLQPPASVLSSARVGETA
- a CDS encoding thiamine pyrophosphate-dependent dehydrogenase E1 component subunit alpha, giving the protein MDEHRVRFYERMYLIRRYEEEAIELYKEGLIGGSIHPAVGQEAVAVGVCEALAIEDQITFTYRGRSWFLAKGGDGAKMLSEVLGKGHGICQGKGGPMHLCDPALGILGANGIVGAGAPIAAGAGLAAQLDAAKLGATDLPRIAVTVFGDGATNQGAVHEALNLAAVWKLPVMFICENNLYGEMTPLEDSVAVDRLTERARGHGVRGIRIDGNEVEEVYRVVSKERKRMLKGGGPVFIEAMTYRLLGHMIGDQEVYRRKEEVEEWTARDPVKTYRDGLSSKGADTELKLKAAEDRVEEELKRSVDWARSGVELPLEQITEDVFSS
- a CDS encoding alpha-ketoacid dehydrogenase subunit beta; translated protein: MRRVLYNKALNEALAEEMERDERVILMGEDIGLYGGVFKVTSGLWERFGGERVIDTPISETGFLGAALGAAMNGYRPVVEIMWIDFTLVAADQIINQIAKARYMSGGQVKVPLVIRTQMGGFRGNGAQHSQCLEALFAHIPGLKVVIPSTPSDAKRLLKASIRDDDPVLFIEHKMLYPMSGDISDEDDIEEIGKGKVVREGTDATIVSWSRCLHFALDAAEQLSREGKEVEVVDVRSLVPLDEPLIFESVRKTNRLVVAHEPHRRYGPGAELVAQIQEHCFDYLDAPIVRVGAWDCPIPYSRELEKQVLPGEESILQAVREVLDTRAQ
- a CDS encoding muconolactone Delta-isomerase family protein, which encodes MLFHCQIHINLSDNISAEATDNLYSKEFQQGTRLMESGKLVSIWRISGKRANISLYDVRDRVELDECLRSLPLYTFMEIVITELETHPLTHRSGLP
- the flgB gene encoding flagellar basal body rod protein FlgB, with amino-acid sequence MLEALHNRANYQIAKQMMDVTHERHKALASNIANFENPGYKRIEVARAFQAELHKAVAAKDIERIKELRPTLEVDPRNLPERADGNNVSLESELLEMNQNSLRHDFAQQMVSSSIKRLNMAIKGQNM
- the flgC gene encoding flagellar basal body rod protein FlgC yields the protein MSLIPGIDATKSALDAERLRLDIIAQNIANAQTTRDFDGQAYQRRVVVFEQAMNNAQSTNGADAVQKIKVSEIGVDETPGPQIYDPQHPHANEEGMVQMPNVQLSREMVDLITATRAYEANLKVVSASRQMASKALEIGRG
- the fliE gene encoding flagellar hook-basal body complex protein FliE: MGIVSGDRAQLPTGRTLDPGRGVSDFLNEVNSMRKHGAAMAHEVMAGESDNLHQSMIAMQEAGVAFNLMVEVRNKLMDSYQELMRMSI
- the fliF gene encoding flagellar M-ring protein FliF codes for the protein MGNFIQQFSKIWTSLGINQKVSIILSVAGVLIGMAAIMFWSSRPRMQLLYGRLDAREMAEVVRVVEESGVEYQLQQSGSAIFVPDSQVHGIRMRLAAEGIPNGGTVGFEIFDKGNFGISDFVQRTNYLRAIQGELGRTISQLRGVRSARVMVVIPENRMILNENNSGASASVFVDTGGAMLDEGAVSSIRFLVANAVEGLDVQEVAVVDSMGNALSQDLGNEGLVGGASGQFKHQQKLESYYANKIESMLTPIVGLGNVIARVSVELDTSTQTLSEELFDPEGSVVRNQSVTEDTSTSSNETGGTAAGLTSNLPDGENISSRPRETSQDERTTRTINYEINRTIRETVQMPGGIANIQAAVLIASIMDGDAADAQPVARDQAQLDKIRQMVINSLGIIPAPGANLDELVTIAEKPFVMPVIAPPAEQSPLMMNWSEIARNAVGVGIAVVMFAMFLRMLKRYKPDSIDVEVMEERNAAAAQKQLEVAEGAAHITPEFLNELIQERPENISTALKNWVGANQKR
- the fliG gene encoding flagellar motor switch protein FliG, whose amino-acid sequence is MTQQNFEPIEYDQCNKIQKIALFLIVIGPEAAAALINHFEDHEVEAICREITKYQMIEKDLKDKVLNEFSDVIMSSLGSVLGGSGFAHRTLELAKGDFKANSLLSRLSPIGNSLEVIKEIGDMEPRQIYNLIRDEQSQTIAFIISYLNINKAAEVIEMLSPEIREEVVERLGAMEMTSLEHVAKVVQTIKRHLDIKQKTSRHQSGGVRTVADLLNLLDKDVSKCLLATLEERNPALGMQIKRKMFSFDDLAGLEVSDLQRITREIDMQDLVVAMKSANSTLQGSIYGSVSKRAAETLKEEIEMLGPVRLKEVEAAQDRIIQIVRRLEEEGEIQLDGGADGGVLM
- a CDS encoding FliI/YscN family ATPase, which gives rise to MIDLLAERKSWIHSRLDGLNPVEKVGRVVRVSGLLIESEGPDVAVGDICELKSGRKSESTMAEVVGFRDQTVLLMPLTDMGNIHPGCATVLAPGQNRIPVGNALLGRVIDGQGRPLDERGPLRCDFEDRILNASAPNPMSRQGIDKIFQTGVRSIDAFTPLGVGQRVGIFAGSGVGKSTLLGMIARGSAADVNVIALVGERGRELREFIEQDLGEEGMKKSVVVVSTSDHSAPLRLRAALLATSVAESFRDQGANVMLMMDSVTRFAMAQREVGLTVGEPPTSRGYTPSVFALLPRLLERAGNSDRGSITGIYTVLVEGDDMNEPVADAVRGILDGHIVLRRKLAAANHFPPVDVLDSVSRLTRRICSEEEQALMAEARDLLALYRENEDLIQVGAYTQGTQPRLDRAIQRHDPLMQFLKQHFDYLEARDDTIAQLKGALA
- a CDS encoding flagellar FliJ family protein translates to MRRFNFKLQGFLSLKSNAEEKALDAYARSMQERQLVEQRLDDLKNFFVMTQKQQVERREHGMDAWQFQHDFVALASIRDEIQETENALKEALDKEAAFRTEFLNAKAEREMVDRLRQKKEDEFYEEMRRREELELEEIAMTRHARTAGSQA